The Mytilus edulis chromosome 12, xbMytEdul2.2, whole genome shotgun sequence genome contains a region encoding:
- the LOC139498873 gene encoding uncharacterized protein isoform X1, which yields MDDVASSEDEKESDAETRNGFGIWSLLKKDWRILRDDFILLRLFAVCGMTFCFAMFFLQIGTSLRSYELLQQYIEERESQYSFLDFYESNEYWSWDPDLFLLTVNTTFYAH from the exons ATGGACGATGTGGCCAGCAGTGAGGACGAAAAAGAGTCGGATGCAGAGACAAGAAACGGATTCGGAATTTGGTCATTGTTAAAAAAGGATTGGCG aattttacGAGATGATTTTATTTTACTACGACTATTTGCAGTATGTggaatgacattttgttttgccATGTTCTTTCTTCAGATTGGTACATCACTTAGATCATATGAG CTACTACAGCAATATATAGAAGAGAGAGAATCACAGTATTCATTTTTGGACTTTTACGAGAGTAACGAGTATTGGTCATGGGACCCAGATTTATTTCTATTGACGGTCAACACAACGTTTTATGCCCATTGA
- the LOC139498873 gene encoding uncharacterized protein isoform X2: MTSFDVLTRNQHTEQNNFEVVEILRDDFILLRLFAVCGMTFCFAMFFLQIGTSLRSYELLQQYIEERESQYSFLDFYESNEYWSWDPDLFLLTVNTTFYAH, translated from the exons ATGACGTCATTTGACGTTTTAACCAGGAACCAACACACTGAACAGAACAACTTTGAAGTTGTTGA aattttacGAGATGATTTTATTTTACTACGACTATTTGCAGTATGTggaatgacattttgttttgccATGTTCTTTCTTCAGATTGGTACATCACTTAGATCATATGAG CTACTACAGCAATATATAGAAGAGAGAGAATCACAGTATTCATTTTTGGACTTTTACGAGAGTAACGAGTATTGGTCATGGGACCCAGATTTATTTCTATTGACGGTCAACACAACGTTTTATGCCCATTGA